In the genome of Acidobacteriota bacterium, the window CGGAAAAAACTTATTCCGATTACGACCGCTTTGCGTGGTTTTATAATCGCTATTGGGGACCGGAATTCAGTTCGCCTGCGCTGGCGATTTATAACATTTTGCTGTTTCCGCATATTCCTACGAATTGTCGGATCTTGGATTTATGTTGCGGAACAGGGCAGATTTCCGCTGGGTTGAGCGAACGCGGTTATCAGGTGACTGGGCTGGACGGTTCAGCGGCGATGCTGCGCTTTGCGCGTGACAATGCCCCCGGCGTGGAGTTCATTCACGGTGACGCCCGAACGTTTCAATTGCCTCAATCGGTTGAATGCGTGATTTCGGCATTTGATAGCTTGAACCATGTGATGGCGCTGGACGAACTGACAACGGTTTTTCGGCACGTATACGAAGCGTTGACCGAAGACGGAATTTTTCTGTTTGACCTGAATATCGAAGACGCTTCGGAATTGGTGGGAAACACGCTGGACATTGTCGAAGACGATCACGTTTGCATCGTCCGCAGCAGTTACAACCAGCTTAAAAAACTGAAGCGATACGATGTCACGATGTTTCAATTGGAGTTGGAAGGGTGGCAGCGAACCGATCTGACGCTGTATCAGCGCTATTACGGCATCAATGATGTTCTGGGAGCGTTGGCCGATGCCGGGTTTTTACGTGTCAAAACGTATGATGCCCGTCGCGAATTCGGGTTCACCATCAGTGATGGAAGAATGTTTTATCTGGCAAGAAAATGACTTACGCCAGCAGAAAATAATGAATCAGAACTTCAAACCACGCGTAAAAATTTGTTGCATCGGCAGTCTGGCCGAAGCGGATTTGGCGATTCGTTACGGCGCTTCGGCGCTGGGACTGGTTTCTGCGATGCCCAGCGGGCCAGGCGTGATTGAGGAAAACCTGATTGCCGAGATCGTTGCACACGTTCCGCCACCGATTGCCACGTTTTTGTTGACCAGCAAACAGGGCGTGAATTCGATCATCGAACAGCAACGCCGGTTGCGCGCGAATACGATCCAGATTGTTGATCGGTTGGAGCAGGGAAGTTACGGCGATTTGCGCGTGGCGCTGCCAGGTATTTCACTGGTGCAGGTGATTCACGTCGGTGACGAAGACTCGGTTGAGGAAGCCGTGTCGGTTGCGGCGCATGTGGACGCCATTCTGCTGGATTCCGGCAACCAGAAACTTGCGGTGAAAGAACTCGGAGGTACGGGGAGAACGCACGATTGGAGGCTCAGCCGAAAAATTCGCGAAGCCGTCAGCGTGCCAGTCTTTCTGGCTGGCGGATTGAAGCCAGAAAATGTAGTGGACGCAATTCAAGCCGTTGAGCCATTCGGCTTGGATTTATGCAGCGGAGTCCGGACAAACGGAAAACTGGACGAAGAAAAACTGGGGCGATTTTTTGAGCAACTGGCGATGGCTTGAAACCAAGCGACCGCAAAGGCAGAAAGGGCGCAGAGCGATTTTCACTCTGCGCCCCTTCAACTTTTTACCGAGTGTCTGGTTTGTTAGAACGTGATTCGTATGGACAGTTGCACCTGCCGTGGATCGCCTACGCCTTGTCGCAGGAAGCCGTCGAAATTGAACAGCCCCGGTGAAGTGTTCAGCGTGTC includes:
- a CDS encoding class I SAM-dependent methyltransferase, which codes for MSYLPEKTYSDYDRFAWFYNRYWGPEFSSPALAIYNILLFPHIPTNCRILDLCCGTGQISAGLSERGYQVTGLDGSAAMLRFARDNAPGVEFIHGDARTFQLPQSVECVISAFDSLNHVMALDELTTVFRHVYEALTEDGIFLFDLNIEDASELVGNTLDIVEDDHVCIVRSSYNQLKKLKRYDVTMFQLELEGWQRTDLTLYQRYYGINDVLGALADAGFLRVKTYDARREFGFTISDGRMFYLARK
- a CDS encoding phosphoribosylanthranilate isomerase encodes the protein MNQNFKPRVKICCIGSLAEADLAIRYGASALGLVSAMPSGPGVIEENLIAEIVAHVPPPIATFLLTSKQGVNSIIEQQRRLRANTIQIVDRLEQGSYGDLRVALPGISLVQVIHVGDEDSVEEAVSVAAHVDAILLDSGNQKLAVKELGGTGRTHDWRLSRKIREAVSVPVFLAGGLKPENVVDAIQAVEPFGLDLCSGVRTNGKLDEEKLGRFFEQLAMA